In Phytoactinopolyspora mesophila, the following are encoded in one genomic region:
- a CDS encoding SDR family NAD(P)-dependent oxidoreductase has protein sequence MEDTVRAGRRTAAIDGMRDVQGKVAVITGGSSGIGRGIALAFTRAGMRVVVTGRREDHLTETVAEFAQDGLHVDARCVDVTDLTAMREAADDIERVYGRVDVLVNNAGIGLTGPVGAATSTDWDWVIDVNIRGVGHGIQAFLPKIRAHGNGGHIVNTSSMGGLLPIVAGLYSMTKAAVIALSEALHVELRQEGIEVSVYCPGPVHSNIAVGTANRPEKYGDSGYDAPAPERLELARKQPYMSAEEAGERVLAGVRRGDLFILTHPEFKDGVTARHATIEAAFPDEPIDAERANAIPFLLSSPIYSVEGRG, from the coding sequence GTGGAAGACACGGTGCGCGCCGGGCGCCGAACTGCTGCCATCGACGGCATGCGAGACGTTCAGGGCAAGGTCGCTGTCATCACCGGAGGCTCGAGCGGCATCGGCCGGGGCATCGCGCTCGCGTTCACCCGGGCCGGAATGCGGGTGGTCGTCACCGGACGACGTGAGGATCACCTGACCGAGACCGTGGCGGAGTTCGCGCAGGACGGGCTCCACGTCGACGCAAGATGCGTGGACGTCACCGACCTGACGGCGATGCGCGAAGCCGCGGATGACATCGAGCGTGTATACGGGCGGGTCGACGTGCTGGTCAACAATGCCGGGATCGGGCTCACCGGGCCGGTCGGTGCCGCCACCTCGACCGACTGGGACTGGGTCATCGACGTGAACATCCGCGGCGTCGGCCACGGCATCCAAGCGTTCCTGCCCAAGATCCGCGCCCATGGCAACGGAGGGCACATCGTCAACACCTCCTCGATGGGTGGTCTGCTGCCGATCGTCGCTGGCCTGTACTCGATGACCAAGGCCGCTGTCATCGCCCTCTCCGAAGCGCTGCACGTCGAGTTGCGGCAGGAAGGGATCGAGGTCTCCGTGTACTGCCCTGGGCCGGTGCACAGCAACATCGCCGTGGGTACCGCGAACCGGCCCGAGAAGTACGGCGATTCAGGGTACGACGCCCCTGCTCCGGAGCGGCTCGAGCTCGCCAGGAAACAGCCGTACATGTCCGCGGAGGAAGCCGGAGAGCGCGTACTGGCGGGAGTGCGCCGCGGCGACCTGTTCATCCTGACTCACCCGGAGTTCAAGGACGGAGTGACCGCACGGCACGCGACGATCGAGGCGGCATTCCCCGACGAGCCGATCGATGCCGAGCGCGCCAACGCCATCCCCTTCCTGCTGTCGTCACCCATCTACTCGGTCGAGGGCCGGGGTTAA
- a CDS encoding UGSC family (seleno)protein, with amino-acid sequence MAVREALLDPTGMNERSTNSTLAPRPTSLRGLTVGLLDNTKVNATALLRGIADDLANRYGAVDTRLYTKDYFGTPVKDELLRKIARECDVVVTAVGDCGSCSAATVADGILFERAGIPAVSICSDSFAMSGAAMAQVQGFPGFEFLTIEHPVASLDAREIRQRAARALPDIVRIFGVGA; translated from the coding sequence ATGGCCGTACGAGAAGCATTGCTCGATCCGACGGGGATGAATGAGCGATCGACCAACAGCACTCTAGCTCCGCGACCCACGAGTCTTCGCGGGCTCACCGTCGGTTTGCTGGACAACACCAAAGTCAATGCCACGGCATTGCTGCGCGGTATCGCCGACGACCTCGCGAATCGCTACGGCGCGGTCGACACCCGCCTCTACACGAAGGACTACTTCGGTACTCCGGTGAAAGACGAGTTGCTCCGCAAGATCGCGCGGGAATGCGATGTCGTCGTCACCGCGGTGGGTGACTGCGGCTCGTGCAGCGCCGCCACAGTGGCCGACGGAATCCTGTTCGAGCGCGCGGGGATCCCGGCGGTGAGTATCTGCTCGGACTCCTTCGCGATGTCGGGTGCGGCGATGGCACAGGTGCAGGGCTTCCCAGGTTTCGAGTTTCTGACGATCGAACACCCTGTGGCGAGCCTGGACGCCCGAGAAATCCGCCAGCGGGCCGCCCGGGCGCTGCCCGACATCGTCCGTATCTTCGGAGTGGGAGCCTGA
- a CDS encoding thiamine pyrophosphate-binding protein: protein MTVAEAVGRTIAGLGASHVFGVVGSGNFHVTNALIDAGVPFTASRHEMGAACMADAYSRATGDVSIVSVHQGCGLTNALTGVAEAAKCHTPLLVLTGDTVAGNVTDNFYIDQDAAVAAMGATPVRLHSAATAVSDAARAFHTALSERATVVLSMPVDIQDELVDFDAADIPSVPVRLRPGPAPEALEKLVEALGTAERPVIIGGRGAWGAVAELRRLAEVSGALLATSAAGRGLFVGDDWALDIMGGFATEGAAELIAGADLLVAFGAGLNKWTTRDGGLVRDKTVIQVDDRQHALGFHHPVHVGILGDAAVVAAAAAEVIAERHPGRTGYRTADVREQVQAVRYWKDQPFTSRAEPGLVDPQELVNAIDALLPMERVVVTDGGNVNCYAGAHLRVPDQRGYCIPLSFQSIGLGLSAAIGAGLAQPGRMPVLGTGDGAFLMTLVELDTAVRLGLGMVVVVFNDDAYGAEVNLFQHQTGELGTVRFPDTDIAAIARGYGCEAITVRHMDDLGALTAWLDGPRDRPLVIDAKIPAHTSWMMARHQH from the coding sequence ATGACCGTTGCCGAGGCTGTCGGCCGGACGATCGCCGGTTTGGGGGCGTCGCACGTCTTCGGCGTCGTCGGCAGCGGCAACTTCCATGTGACAAACGCGTTGATCGATGCGGGCGTGCCGTTCACGGCGTCCCGTCATGAGATGGGCGCGGCGTGTATGGCGGACGCCTACAGCAGAGCGACCGGGGACGTATCGATCGTCAGCGTTCATCAGGGGTGCGGCCTGACGAACGCGCTGACGGGGGTCGCCGAGGCCGCGAAATGCCATACGCCGCTGCTGGTCTTGACCGGGGATACCGTCGCCGGGAACGTGACGGACAACTTCTACATCGACCAGGACGCCGCGGTGGCTGCGATGGGTGCCACGCCGGTCCGGCTCCATTCCGCTGCCACTGCGGTCTCAGACGCGGCGAGGGCGTTCCACACCGCACTGTCGGAGCGCGCCACGGTGGTGCTGTCGATGCCGGTCGATATCCAGGACGAACTTGTCGACTTCGACGCGGCGGACATCCCGTCGGTCCCGGTGCGTCTGCGCCCCGGTCCGGCACCCGAAGCGCTGGAGAAGCTGGTCGAGGCGCTCGGCACTGCCGAGCGTCCGGTGATCATCGGCGGGCGCGGAGCCTGGGGAGCGGTGGCTGAGCTGCGCCGGCTGGCCGAGGTCTCGGGTGCGTTGCTGGCCACCTCGGCCGCGGGGCGCGGGTTGTTCGTCGGTGACGACTGGGCACTGGACATCATGGGTGGCTTCGCCACGGAGGGAGCGGCGGAGCTCATCGCCGGAGCTGATCTCCTGGTCGCGTTCGGAGCAGGGCTGAACAAGTGGACCACCCGGGACGGCGGGCTCGTGCGGGACAAGACCGTCATCCAGGTCGACGACCGCCAGCACGCGCTCGGGTTCCACCACCCGGTCCACGTCGGCATTCTGGGCGATGCCGCGGTGGTGGCGGCGGCCGCCGCTGAGGTGATCGCCGAACGCCATCCCGGCCGGACCGGTTACCGCACCGCTGATGTGCGTGAGCAGGTGCAGGCCGTGCGCTACTGGAAGGACCAGCCGTTCACCTCCCGGGCCGAGCCGGGTCTGGTCGATCCTCAGGAGCTGGTCAACGCGATCGACGCCTTGCTGCCGATGGAGCGAGTGGTGGTGACCGACGGCGGCAACGTCAACTGCTACGCCGGAGCCCACCTGCGAGTACCGGATCAGCGCGGCTACTGCATACCTCTGTCGTTTCAGTCGATTGGCCTCGGGTTGTCCGCGGCGATCGGCGCCGGACTCGCCCAGCCGGGGCGGATGCCGGTCCTTGGCACCGGCGACGGCGCGTTCCTGATGACGCTGGTCGAGCTCGACACCGCCGTGCGGCTCGGCCTGGGCATGGTCGTCGTCGTGTTCAACGACGACGCCTACGGCGCGGAGGTCAATCTGTTCCAGCACCAGACCGGCGAACTCGGCACCGTCCGCTTTCCCGACACCGATATCGCCGCGATCGCGCGAGGCTACGGCTGCGAGGCGATCACCGTTCGGCACATGGACGACCTCGGAGCGCTCACCGCGTGGCTCGACGGCCCACGCGACCGGCCGTTGGTCATCGATGCGAAGATCCCGGCGCACACGTCCTGGATGATGGCCCGCCACCAACACTGA
- a CDS encoding acyl-CoA dehydrogenase family protein, with protein sequence MSSEFTATDLFGFAAELSEAERAKLRALDALLDERVRPHLAEWWERAECPVHLRTELANLRLEDDPALLRPDGTLNPQYVGFRHFMLARCDLSLATLYGGQVGMFRTVVCEGGSAEQAAKLDPLIVSFELTGCFALTEPEHGSDVARGLETSATRRGETWRINGHKRWIGNAALSDVIVVVAKDTADGAVKAFLVPREAPGVTITDVGSKLSLRMVHNADIRLTDVEVDESQRLQRIDSFADIAAILAGLRPVVAWNAAGMQAGAYEAALRYARGRHQFGRPIASYQLIQEKLARILGNATASLAMASRLTELRSRGAAGDEHSALTKAWTSDRLRETVALAREICGGEGIRVANDVARYFADAEAVYTFEGTREINSLIVGRAVTGFSAFTR encoded by the coding sequence ATGAGCAGCGAGTTCACCGCCACCGACCTGTTCGGTTTCGCCGCGGAGCTGAGCGAGGCGGAACGCGCCAAGTTGCGGGCGCTCGACGCCCTGCTCGACGAACGAGTGCGTCCTCACCTCGCCGAGTGGTGGGAACGGGCGGAGTGTCCGGTGCACCTGCGCACAGAACTCGCAAACCTGCGGCTGGAGGACGACCCCGCGCTGCTCCGTCCCGACGGGACACTCAACCCGCAGTACGTGGGTTTCCGCCACTTCATGCTGGCCAGGTGCGATCTTTCCCTCGCCACCCTCTACGGCGGGCAGGTGGGTATGTTCCGCACGGTGGTGTGCGAGGGCGGCTCCGCCGAGCAGGCGGCGAAGCTCGATCCGCTGATCGTCTCCTTCGAGCTCACCGGATGTTTCGCGCTCACCGAACCCGAGCACGGCTCGGACGTGGCACGCGGGCTCGAGACCAGCGCGACCCGGCGCGGCGAGACGTGGCGTATCAACGGCCACAAGCGCTGGATCGGGAATGCGGCGTTGTCCGACGTGATCGTGGTCGTCGCGAAGGACACGGCGGATGGCGCGGTCAAGGCCTTCCTGGTGCCGCGCGAGGCGCCCGGCGTGACGATCACCGACGTGGGCAGCAAGCTCAGCCTGCGTATGGTCCACAACGCCGACATCCGGCTGACCGATGTGGAGGTCGACGAGTCGCAACGGTTGCAGCGGATCGACTCCTTCGCCGACATCGCCGCGATTCTTGCCGGGTTGCGCCCCGTCGTCGCCTGGAACGCCGCCGGGATGCAGGCGGGCGCCTACGAAGCTGCTCTGCGTTACGCCCGGGGACGCCACCAGTTCGGCCGGCCGATCGCGAGTTACCAGCTCATCCAGGAGAAGCTCGCCCGGATACTCGGCAACGCGACCGCGTCACTGGCGATGGCCTCGCGGCTCACCGAGCTGCGCAGCCGCGGCGCCGCTGGCGATGAGCACTCGGCACTGACGAAGGCGTGGACGAGCGACCGTCTCCGTGAGACCGTCGCGCTGGCCCGCGAGATCTGCGGCGGCGAGGGCATCCGCGTCGCGAACGACGTCGCTCGGTACTTCGCCGACGCGGAGGCGGTCTACACGTTCGAAGGGACCAGGGAGATCAACAGTCTCATCGTCGGGCGTGCCGTGACCGGATTCAGCGCGTTCACCCGATGA
- a CDS encoding AMP-binding protein produces MRLGRHTDVWQGITQAAPDRPAVVSRSRRLTYGEFTEEAAALARHLERCGIRPGDSVVLYTYNRPEFLVALYACLAIGAAPVPLNFRYRATELGDLLLDCGARMLVYPASLGAVVAEASARLDPPPALVELDDSAARAVPAAVQYDDAIAEPGRLPAAPPPGGELRLYTGGTTGMPKAVLWDADHLLEGHLFSTYTLVGIDTPHTVEGAVAIAVDPATPRVASLPLAPFIHGTALFTSLNTLVLGGTVIIHASPRLDVQEVLRLIHDEGATRLVVAGEAVALPLVTAAEESGIGLGQVRSVLSSGMWMTDETKRRLHTLGELTIADLLAATEGGPFATAISSGVDDLPARLRLMPDAAVIDERGVEVQDDVGALGRLAYRGAAAKGYLRDEAKTRETFRGIGDHRYVVPGDWARVLGDGYIELLGRGSAVVNTGGEKVYPAEVEQALMEHPDVHDAVVFGTPDRRFGEAVTAVIVPAPGASIDPQEIADHLDLRLAGYKKPRHVLFRDSLARSPHGKLELARLKREATAELAEAAQ; encoded by the coding sequence ATGAGACTCGGCAGGCACACCGACGTTTGGCAGGGGATCACCCAGGCCGCACCGGACCGGCCGGCCGTCGTCAGCCGCTCCCGGCGGCTGACCTATGGCGAGTTCACCGAAGAGGCCGCCGCGCTGGCCCGGCACCTCGAGCGCTGCGGGATACGGCCGGGCGACTCGGTCGTGCTCTACACATACAACCGGCCGGAATTCCTGGTAGCGCTGTATGCCTGCCTGGCGATCGGGGCCGCGCCGGTGCCGCTCAACTTCCGCTACCGGGCGACCGAGCTGGGTGATCTGCTGCTCGACTGTGGAGCCCGGATGCTCGTCTACCCGGCCTCCCTCGGCGCGGTCGTGGCCGAGGCGAGCGCCCGGCTGGATCCGCCGCCTGCCCTGGTGGAGCTCGACGACAGCGCAGCGCGCGCCGTTCCCGCAGCCGTTCAGTACGACGATGCCATCGCGGAACCAGGACGGCTACCTGCGGCCCCGCCGCCCGGTGGCGAGCTGCGCCTCTACACCGGTGGGACCACCGGGATGCCGAAGGCCGTCCTCTGGGACGCCGACCACCTGCTCGAAGGGCATCTCTTCTCGACCTACACCCTGGTGGGCATCGACACCCCGCACACGGTGGAGGGTGCCGTCGCGATCGCCGTCGACCCGGCCACGCCTCGGGTGGCTTCGTTGCCGCTGGCGCCGTTCATCCACGGCACCGCCCTGTTCACCTCGCTCAACACACTCGTCCTCGGCGGCACCGTCATCATCCACGCCTCGCCGCGCCTCGACGTCCAGGAGGTGCTGCGGCTCATCCACGACGAAGGCGCCACTCGCCTCGTCGTCGCCGGTGAGGCCGTCGCGCTCCCGCTCGTGACCGCCGCGGAAGAGTCTGGTATCGGACTCGGCCAGGTACGGTCGGTACTCAGCTCCGGGATGTGGATGACCGACGAGACCAAGCGCAGGCTGCACACGCTGGGGGAGCTGACCATCGCCGACCTGCTCGCGGCCACCGAGGGCGGGCCGTTCGCCACCGCCATCAGCAGCGGCGTCGACGACCTGCCCGCCCGGTTGCGGCTCATGCCCGACGCCGCGGTGATCGACGAGCGCGGCGTCGAGGTCCAAGACGACGTGGGCGCCCTGGGGCGGCTGGCGTACCGCGGCGCGGCCGCCAAAGGCTATCTCCGTGACGAGGCGAAGACCCGCGAGACATTCCGGGGGATCGGCGACCACCGCTACGTCGTGCCCGGCGACTGGGCGCGGGTCCTCGGCGACGGATACATCGAGCTCCTGGGGCGCGGCAGTGCGGTGGTGAACACCGGAGGGGAGAAGGTCTACCCGGCCGAGGTCGAGCAGGCGCTGATGGAACACCCGGACGTGCACGACGCCGTGGTGTTCGGCACCCCGGACCGCCGATTCGGTGAGGCGGTCACCGCTGTCATCGTGCCCGCCCCCGGCGCGTCTATCGATCCGCAGGAGATCGCGGACCACCTCGACCTCCGGCTGGCCGGCTACAAGAAGCCCCGTCACGTCCTCTTCAGGGATTCGCTCGCACGTAGCCCACACGGCAAGCTCGAGCTGGCCCGCCTGAAGCGGGAGGCCACCGCAGAGCTCGCCGAGGCGGCTCAGTGA
- a CDS encoding SDR family NAD(P)-dependent oxidoreductase, with amino-acid sequence MSGETRPENMSGGISLAGRVVIVTGAGRSLGRAYAKVLAAAGAGVVVNDIDADAAKEVVTEITTAGGHATAVAAPVGPASTADALVETARSEFGRLDVLVANAGVLRDRVLWKMSDEDFDLVVDTHLKGTFTCGRAAAVAMREQEEGGRIVVIGSPAGQFGSFGQTNYAAVKAGLVAMARTWSLELARFGITANAVVPTALSPMTATIPAYTQLYEDYLAGQPIPEEFRKEHALGTPEDVAPLIVWLASERSGDVTGQALGIGGDRLTLYSHPQVLRTIDHDGGWTAERIDEAWRETLSAHAQRSGPRKAEPA; translated from the coding sequence ATGAGCGGCGAGACGCGACCAGAGAACATGAGCGGCGGGATCAGCCTGGCCGGCCGCGTCGTCATCGTCACCGGCGCCGGGCGCAGCCTCGGCAGGGCCTACGCGAAGGTCCTGGCGGCCGCCGGTGCTGGCGTCGTCGTGAACGACATCGACGCCGACGCCGCGAAAGAGGTCGTCACGGAAATCACCACGGCCGGCGGCCATGCCACGGCCGTCGCGGCCCCGGTCGGACCCGCGTCGACGGCGGACGCCCTGGTGGAGACAGCGCGTTCGGAGTTCGGGCGGCTGGACGTCCTCGTTGCCAATGCCGGTGTCCTCCGTGACCGGGTCCTGTGGAAGATGTCCGACGAGGACTTCGACCTGGTCGTCGACACCCACCTCAAAGGCACCTTCACCTGCGGTCGCGCCGCGGCTGTCGCGATGCGCGAACAGGAAGAAGGTGGGCGCATCGTCGTCATCGGCTCCCCGGCGGGCCAGTTCGGCAGCTTCGGGCAGACGAACTACGCGGCGGTCAAGGCCGGGCTGGTTGCCATGGCGCGGACCTGGTCGCTGGAACTGGCCCGGTTCGGCATCACCGCGAACGCGGTCGTGCCTACGGCGCTGTCGCCGATGACGGCGACCATTCCCGCCTACACCCAGCTCTACGAGGACTATCTTGCCGGCCAGCCGATTCCGGAGGAGTTCCGTAAGGAGCACGCCCTGGGCACGCCCGAGGATGTCGCGCCGTTGATCGTCTGGCTGGCCTCTGAACGTTCCGGCGACGTCACCGGCCAGGCCCTCGGTATCGGCGGTGACCGCCTCACGCTGTACTCGCATCCGCAGGTTTTGCGCACTATCGACCACGACGGCGGCTGGACGGCCGAGCGGATCGATGAGGCCTGGCGCGAAACACTCAGCGCGCATGCCCAGCGATCCGGACCGCGTAAGGCGGAGCCGGCATGA
- a CDS encoding MaoC family dehydratase has protein sequence MSESVILSTTVDKIETLEGATFGPSSWHVIGQDDIDLFAGLTGDDNPIHVDADVAAKSPYGTRIAHGLLTLSSVVPMMREVFSVTGASMGINYGLNRVRFPAAVPAGARIRIHGQVTEVTEISGGWQLVASVTYEVEGGEKPACVAEFVLRYYA, from the coding sequence ATGTCTGAGTCCGTAATCCTGTCCACAACCGTGGACAAGATCGAAACCCTCGAAGGGGCCACGTTCGGCCCGTCCTCCTGGCACGTGATCGGTCAGGACGACATCGACCTCTTCGCCGGGCTCACCGGCGACGACAACCCGATCCACGTCGACGCCGACGTCGCGGCGAAATCGCCGTACGGCACCCGGATCGCCCATGGTCTGCTGACGCTCAGCAGCGTGGTGCCGATGATGCGCGAGGTGTTCTCGGTGACGGGCGCCTCGATGGGCATCAACTACGGCCTCAACCGGGTGCGATTTCCGGCGGCTGTCCCGGCCGGCGCGCGGATCCGCATCCACGGCCAGGTCACCGAGGTGACCGAGATCTCCGGCGGCTGGCAGCTCGTGGCGTCGGTGACCTACGAGGTCGAGGGTGGCGAGAAGCCGGCGTGTGTGGCCGAGTTCGTCCTGAGGTACTACGCATGA
- a CDS encoding ABC transporter ATP-binding protein codes for MSADSTRTAGEKRILLSVEQLQKIYQTPAGPVEAVRDLTFDVSDGEFTCLVGPSGSGKTTLLKCISGLMAPTSGRVTLAGEVVTAPPRTMALVFQEYGRSLYPWLRVAENVELPLKAARVAKAERRDRVDEALEAVGLDHVPRSYPWQLSGGMQQRVAIARATAFRPEVLLMDEPFAAVDAQTRADLEDLVLDVWKRLGLTVLFVTHDIDESVYLGQRIIVLSSSPTVVQEDLRVTLPDERDQLETRSSPEFADLRHHVYEQIQRAKRGFHADTVDSGAESGAHAVSLAQTDHSHQEIRSTHV; via the coding sequence GTGAGCGCTGATTCCACGCGAACCGCCGGTGAGAAGCGAATCCTGCTCTCCGTCGAGCAGCTCCAGAAGATCTACCAAACGCCGGCAGGTCCGGTTGAGGCCGTCCGTGACCTGACGTTCGACGTGTCCGACGGCGAGTTCACCTGCCTCGTAGGCCCGTCCGGCTCCGGGAAGACGACACTGCTCAAGTGCATCTCCGGCCTGATGGCACCGACGTCCGGGCGGGTCACGCTCGCCGGCGAGGTGGTCACGGCCCCGCCGCGCACCATGGCACTCGTCTTCCAGGAATACGGCCGCTCGCTCTATCCATGGCTGCGGGTCGCCGAGAACGTCGAACTGCCGCTCAAGGCGGCCAGGGTCGCCAAGGCTGAGCGCCGGGACCGCGTCGACGAGGCACTGGAGGCCGTCGGGCTTGACCATGTGCCGCGTTCCTATCCGTGGCAACTCTCCGGCGGCATGCAGCAGCGCGTCGCCATCGCCCGAGCGACCGCCTTCCGGCCCGAGGTGCTGCTCATGGACGAGCCGTTCGCCGCCGTCGACGCCCAGACCAGGGCCGACCTGGAGGATCTCGTCCTCGACGTCTGGAAGCGGCTCGGCCTGACCGTCCTGTTCGTCACACACGACATCGACGAGTCCGTGTACCTCGGTCAGCGCATCATCGTTCTCTCGTCGTCGCCGACCGTCGTCCAGGAGGACCTCCGGGTGACGCTGCCGGATGAGAGAGACCAGTTGGAGACGCGGTCCAGCCCGGAGTTCGCGGACCTGCGCCACCACGTGTATGAGCAGATCCAGCGGGCCAAGCGGGGATTCCACGCGGACACCGTCGACTCCGGCGCTGAATCCGGGGCACACGCGGTCTCGCTCGCCCAAACCGACCATAGCCACCAAGAGATCAGGAGTACGCATGTCTGA
- a CDS encoding ABC transporter permease produces MKIVEKVAAALALPGILVIVWWLVTRDNTNPFVPKPEPLVSNIVDVWWHGGLLIGEVVPSLTRLGLGLGFAIVIGVGLGVLIGSSVTLRNLTGPLLEFIRAVPPPVLLPVLMMLLGIDDRSKIVLIVLGCLWPILLNTVDGVRAVDPVLSDTTRTCGITGFARFRYFVLPASMPRVATGIRLALPIAIILMVVSEMYAASDGLGFTIIYFQRTFQNVSMWAGVVLLGLIGVLLAVLFRWGERRLLSWYYGQREVETSER; encoded by the coding sequence ATGAAGATCGTCGAGAAGGTCGCGGCGGCGCTCGCTCTTCCCGGCATCCTGGTGATCGTCTGGTGGCTGGTTACGCGGGACAACACCAACCCGTTCGTCCCGAAACCCGAGCCGCTCGTCTCCAACATCGTGGACGTGTGGTGGCATGGCGGACTCCTCATCGGGGAGGTCGTACCCTCGCTCACCCGTCTCGGTCTGGGGCTCGGCTTCGCGATCGTCATCGGAGTTGGACTCGGCGTCCTCATCGGTTCGAGCGTGACACTGCGCAATCTGACCGGGCCGCTGCTGGAGTTCATCCGCGCGGTACCACCGCCGGTGCTGCTCCCGGTCCTGATGATGCTCCTCGGCATCGACGACCGGTCCAAGATAGTTCTCATCGTGCTGGGCTGCTTGTGGCCCATCCTGCTCAACACCGTCGACGGGGTGCGAGCCGTCGACCCGGTGCTCTCCGACACCACCCGCACCTGCGGCATCACTGGCTTCGCCCGGTTCCGGTACTTCGTCCTGCCCGCGTCGATGCCGCGGGTGGCCACCGGCATCCGGCTCGCGTTGCCTATCGCGATCATCCTCATGGTCGTCTCGGAGATGTACGCCGCGAGCGACGGACTCGGCTTCACGATCATCTACTTCCAGCGCACCTTCCAGAACGTGTCGATGTGGGCGGGCGTCGTCCTGCTCGGTCTGATCGGCGTACTGCTCGCGGTGCTGTTCAGGTGGGGAGAACGCAGGTTGCTGTCGTGGTACTACGGACAACGAGAGGTGGAGACCAGTGAGCGCTGA
- a CDS encoding ABC transporter permease: MNSDPSRSKPRARWPAPVLGALGVLVFLTVWEVGPRAGVVDATYLPPFSDVAVEFVSLLGVADFWGATADTMRSWLIGLVLSLVAGIALGFAIGSSRFVRRYTSSTIEFLRPIPSVALIPIAIVLFSIRPSATVFVVVWACFWVILIHVIAGVADVDPVGDATARSYGLRWFRRARHVVWPTVLPYLMTGVRLSATIALVVAITIELVVSTPGIGDLIATNQSAGNVETVYALALVTGFLGVVINLAMRRLENAVLSWHPSVREEAA; the protein is encoded by the coding sequence ATGAATAGCGATCCATCCAGGTCGAAGCCGCGAGCCCGCTGGCCGGCCCCGGTGCTGGGCGCCCTCGGCGTGCTCGTCTTCCTCACTGTCTGGGAGGTCGGGCCACGAGCTGGGGTGGTCGACGCCACCTACCTGCCTCCTTTCAGCGACGTCGCGGTGGAGTTCGTCAGCCTTCTCGGCGTCGCGGACTTCTGGGGGGCGACGGCTGACACGATGCGATCGTGGCTGATCGGGCTCGTCCTCTCCCTGGTCGCAGGGATCGCGCTCGGCTTCGCGATCGGCTCCAGCCGGTTCGTCCGGCGATACACGTCGTCGACCATCGAGTTCCTCCGCCCGATCCCGTCGGTGGCGCTCATCCCGATCGCCATCGTGCTGTTCAGCATCAGGCCATCAGCCACGGTGTTCGTCGTCGTCTGGGCCTGCTTCTGGGTGATCCTCATCCACGTGATCGCCGGCGTGGCCGACGTCGATCCGGTCGGCGACGCAACGGCGCGAAGCTACGGGCTGCGGTGGTTCCGACGAGCCCGCCACGTGGTCTGGCCGACCGTGCTGCCCTATCTCATGACCGGGGTGCGGCTGTCGGCCACGATCGCGCTCGTCGTCGCCATCACCATCGAGCTGGTGGTCTCGACCCCCGGCATCGGCGATCTGATCGCCACGAACCAGAGCGCGGGCAACGTCGAGACGGTCTACGCCCTGGCGCTGGTCACCGGCTTCCTCGGGGTAGTCATCAACCTGGCGATGCGCCGGCTGGAGAACGCCGTCCTCAGCTGGCATCCGTCGGTGCGTGAGGAGGCCGCATGA